TGCTCGCTCGGTCCCTGTGTTGCCAGCCCGGAATCCGTCGAAGACCCCCACGATCTCACGATGTCGCTCACCATCGAACGTGACAACGAGGTGGTGTACGAGGAAACCACCTCGACCGGCGAGATGGTGACCACCTGCGATCAGTTGGTCACATATCTGCGACAGCACAACAGCCTCCCAGAAACGCTCGTTCTTCTTACCGGCACCGCGCTCGTCCCACCGGAGACGTTCACGCTCCACGAGCAGGATCAGATCACGATCGACATCGATCGTATCGGACGGCTCGTCAACGACACCGTCGTCGTTTGAACGGGACGGTGTTCAGCGTTCGGCGCCTGACACGCCCGTCTTAGTGAAGTACGTTCGTTCGGGCAACGGCACGGGTTTCGTTTCCGTCACCTCGAACGAGGCTGACGTAACGATGTCGGCTGCCGAATGGCCGACCCGGAACTCGTACGGACCCGCCTCGACGGCAAGATCGAGATTTCGGTCGTGGTAGGCGAGTTGTGAGGCGTCGACTTCGAAACGGACCCGTTTGGCCTCGCCCGCATCGATGTGGACGCGTTCGAATCCGACGAGTTCCTGAACCGGACGCGCTTGATCTGGATTCTGCGCGCTGGCGTACAACTGTACTACGTCGTGGCCCGATCGATCACCGGTGTTCGCGACGGTTATCTCGGCGGTCACCGTTCCTGTCGGTGGAAGCTCGTCGGTCGACAGCGAGAGATCACCGTACTCGAAGTCGGTGTAGCTCAACCCGTGGCCGAACACGTACAGCGGATCACTCCCCGTGTAGACGTACTCCTCGGTCGCGGTGTTGGGCTTGCGACTGTAATGGATCGGGAGTTGTCCGACGGTGCGCGGGATGGACACCGGGAGATGGCCACTGGGGTTGTGTTCACCGAACAGCACGCTTGCGACCCCCTCCCCGCCCTGTTCGCCGGGGAGCCACGCCTGAAGCACGGCAGGGACGCGCTCGGCGATCCACTCGATCGAGTGGGGTTTGCCACTCACGACGACGACGATGAGCGGCGTGTCTGTCTCGTGACATCGCTCAACTAGTTCCTGTTGGACACCGGGAAGACCCAGATCCACCACGTCGCAGCCCTCACCGCTCGTCGGGACGCTTGGCCTGTCGTCGTCCCCCTCGGCATCGGAGAAGTCCACGGCAGAGCGAGCACCGACGAACGCAACGGCGACATCGGCATCGGTCACAGCGTCGACAGCCCGGTCGATCCCGTCGGTATCGTGGCCGGTCGTTGTACAACCCCGTTCGTAGCGCACCTCGAATCCGCAATCGTCACTCCGGACGCGGACGGCATCGAGGGGGGTCGTCGCCTCGAAGTCGATCTCCTCTTCGGGATAGTGGGCGGGGTAGGCGTAATCACCCATCAGCTCTTGGGGATCGTCCGCCTTCGGGCCGACGACCGCGAGCGTATCCAACTCCTCTCCAAGGGGGAGCAGGTCGTCCTCGTTCTTCAACAACGTCATCGATTCGCGCGCCGCCCGCGCGGTGAGTTCCGTCGCCGCGGTTCCGAACGGATCACTCGCCGTCTTGGGATCGACCGAAGCGTCGTCGAGCAGTCCTTTCCGCGCTTTCATGCGCAGGACGCGCCGAACGGCCCGGTCGATCGTTTCTTCGTCAAGCTGGCCTTCCTCGACGGCAGCACTGAGATGTTCTCCGTAGCAGTCCGTGTATGGGAGTTCGACGTCGATCCCAGCCTCGAGTGCGGTGATCCCTGCTTCCTGCCGGTCGGCAGCCACGCCGTGCTCGCTCCGGAGGAATTCGACGCTGTAATAGTCGGAGACGACCGTTCCCTCGAAGCCCCACTCTCCGCGGAGAACGTCGGTCAGTAACCAGTGATCGCTGGCACAGGGCACGCCGTCGATGTCGTGGTAGGCGTTCATCACGGATTCGGCATTCGCCGTTCGAACCGCTGCCTCGAAGGGGAACAAGTGGGTCTCACGGAGTTCGCGACGACCGAGTGACACCGAACTCCGATTCTTGCCGCCAGCGCCAACGCTGTGGCCGGCGAAATGTTTCAACGTTGCCGAGATCCCATCACCATCATTCTGGAGTCCGTCGACGTAGCTACACGCCATCGACGCGACGAGATACGGGTCCTCGCCGAACGTCTCTTCGACGCGTCCCCACCGAAGATCACGCGCCACGTCGAGAACCGGGGACAGGGCGTGTGCAGTGCCGATCGCCTCCAACTGGCTCCGGATGCTGTCGGTGATCTCCGCGAGAAGATCCGGCGACCACGTGCTCGCCACTCCAATCATCTGTGGGAACGTCGTTCCTTCAGGACCCATGTAACCGCTCAGACACTCCTCGTGGGGAATGGCCGGGATGCCGAGACGGGTCTCCTCTTGAAGATACCCCTGTATATCGTTCGTGCGTTCGGCGGCCGTCTGTGGCGACAGTCCACCCTCACCACCGAGACGCGTCAAGTGCCCGATCCCGTTCGAGAGGTGTTCGTCGAGTGCTGTTTCGTCGAGGCGACCACGCTCGTCGAAGAGCGCATCGGC
The sequence above is drawn from the Halocatena salina genome and encodes:
- a CDS encoding glycoside hydrolase family 3 N-terminal domain-containing protein, whose product is MQPDPDGGDSRTTTDRVEQILERMTLTEKAAQLGSVNADALFDERGRLDETALDEHLSNGIGHLTRLGGEGGLSPQTAAERTNDIQGYLQEETRLGIPAIPHEECLSGYMGPEGTTFPQMIGVASTWSPDLLAEITDSIRSQLEAIGTAHALSPVLDVARDLRWGRVEETFGEDPYLVASMACSYVDGLQNDGDGISATLKHFAGHSVGAGGKNRSSVSLGRRELRETHLFPFEAAVRTANAESVMNAYHDIDGVPCASDHWLLTDVLRGEWGFEGTVVSDYYSVEFLRSEHGVAADRQEAGITALEAGIDVELPYTDCYGEHLSAAVEEGQLDEETIDRAVRRVLRMKARKGLLDDASVDPKTASDPFGTAATELTARAARESMTLLKNEDDLLPLGEELDTLAVVGPKADDPQELMGDYAYPAHYPEEEIDFEATTPLDAVRVRSDDCGFEVRYERGCTTTGHDTDGIDRAVDAVTDADVAVAFVGARSAVDFSDAEGDDDRPSVPTSGEGCDVVDLGLPGVQQELVERCHETDTPLIVVVVSGKPHSIEWIAERVPAVLQAWLPGEQGGEGVASVLFGEHNPSGHLPVSIPRTVGQLPIHYSRKPNTATEEYVYTGSDPLYVFGHGLSYTDFEYGDLSLSTDELPPTGTVTAEITVANTGDRSGHDVVQLYASAQNPDQARPVQELVGFERVHIDAGEAKRVRFEVDASQLAYHDRNLDLAVEAGPYEFRVGHSAADIVTSASFEVTETKPVPLPERTYFTKTGVSGAER